The Devosia sp. A16 genome includes a window with the following:
- a CDS encoding glycogen/starch/alpha-glucan phosphorylase, producing the protein MPQKPLVLDAPVPERRALTTEALQSEILEKLTYSVGKDPIVARPHDWLKATILTVRDRIIDQWMESSRETWRTSNKRVYYLSLEFLIGRLMRDAMSNIGVMEPVRAALKNFNVDLGDLINLEPDAALGNGGLGRLAACFMESMATVDIPAYGYGIRYVHGLFRQEMSEGWQVELPEDWLAHGNPWEFERRESSYEIGFGGHVEPVQEPDGTTRLEWRPAEHLLAVAFDTPIVGWRGKRVNTLRLWSAQPIDPILLDKFNAGDHIGALEESSRAAAVTRVLYPADSTPSGQELRLRQEFFFSSASLQDIVRRHMQAYGDLGSLSDKVAIQLNDTHPAISIAELMRILIDIHGMQFAPAWKLTKATFGYTNHTLLPEALETWPVGLLERMLPRQMQIIYAINAEVLGEARKLGGFTDTQIANLSLIDEHGSRRVRMGQLAFVGSHSINGVSALHSELLKKTLFADLDRLYPDRINNKTNGVTPRRWLLQCNPGLTRLISERIGPEFQDDFSLLAKLDQHADDPSFQEQFKAVKRANKVALAQVIKDRLGIVVSPDAMFDVQVKRIHEYKRQLLNVIEAVAQYSMMRSHPEKDWVPRVKVFAGKAAPGYWNAKLIIKLINDVAKVINNDPAVRGLLKVVFLPNYNVSLAETIIPAADLSEQISTAGMEASGTGNMKFMANGALTIGTLDGANVEMLEQVGPENMVIFGLTADKVAEKRSRSEVPRSAIDASPALREALEAISSGVFSPDDPNRYRDLIGGLYDHDWFMVARDFDAYAAAQRDVDDLWNNPRKWYSMAIRNTAHVSWFSSDRTISQYAREIWGVPVVGGSGS; encoded by the coding sequence ATGCCGCAAAAGCCCCTCGTATTGGATGCTCCCGTTCCGGAACGGCGCGCGCTCACCACTGAAGCGCTGCAATCGGAGATTCTCGAAAAACTCACCTATTCGGTCGGCAAGGATCCGATCGTGGCGCGGCCGCATGACTGGCTGAAGGCGACGATCCTGACGGTGCGCGACCGGATCATCGACCAGTGGATGGAGTCGAGCCGCGAGACCTGGCGGACGTCCAACAAGCGGGTCTACTACCTCAGCCTCGAGTTCCTCATCGGTCGGCTGATGCGCGACGCGATGAGCAATATCGGGGTGATGGAGCCGGTGCGCGCCGCGCTCAAGAACTTCAATGTCGACCTGGGCGACCTGATCAATCTCGAGCCGGATGCGGCGCTCGGCAATGGCGGCCTCGGCCGGCTCGCCGCCTGCTTCATGGAGTCGATGGCGACCGTCGATATCCCGGCCTACGGCTACGGCATCCGCTACGTGCACGGGCTGTTCCGGCAGGAAATGAGCGAGGGGTGGCAGGTCGAACTGCCCGAGGACTGGCTGGCGCACGGCAACCCGTGGGAATTCGAGCGGCGCGAGTCGAGCTACGAGATCGGTTTCGGCGGGCATGTCGAGCCGGTGCAGGAGCCCGATGGCACGACCCGGCTCGAATGGCGTCCGGCCGAGCACCTGCTCGCCGTGGCGTTCGACACGCCGATCGTCGGCTGGCGCGGCAAGCGGGTGAACACGCTGCGGCTCTGGTCGGCGCAGCCGATCGATCCGATCCTGCTCGACAAGTTCAACGCCGGCGACCATATCGGTGCGCTCGAGGAAAGCTCGCGCGCCGCGGCGGTGACCCGGGTGCTCTATCCTGCCGACTCGACGCCCTCGGGGCAGGAACTGCGGCTCCGCCAGGAGTTCTTCTTCTCGTCCGCCTCGCTGCAGGACATCGTGCGTCGGCACATGCAGGCCTATGGCGATCTCGGCTCGCTGTCGGACAAGGTGGCGATCCAGCTCAACGACACGCACCCGGCGATCTCCATTGCCGAGCTGATGCGCATCCTGATCGACATTCACGGCATGCAGTTCGCGCCGGCCTGGAAGCTGACCAAGGCGACGTTCGGCTACACCAACCATACGCTGCTGCCCGAGGCGCTCGAGACCTGGCCGGTCGGGCTGCTCGAGCGCATGCTGCCCCGGCAGATGCAGATCATCTACGCCATCAATGCCGAAGTGCTCGGCGAGGCGCGCAAGTTGGGCGGCTTCACCGACACGCAGATCGCCAACCTGTCGCTGATCGACGAGCATGGCAGCCGCCGGGTGCGCATGGGGCAGCTGGCGTTTGTCGGCTCGCACTCGATCAACGGCGTTTCGGCGCTGCACTCGGAGCTGCTGAAGAAGACGCTGTTCGCCGATCTCGACCGGCTCTACCCGGACCGGATCAACAACAAGACCAATGGGGTGACGCCGCGGCGCTGGCTGCTGCAGTGCAATCCGGGTCTGACGCGGCTGATCAGCGAGCGGATCGGGCCGGAATTCCAGGACGATTTCTCGCTGCTCGCCAAGCTCGACCAGCATGCCGACGATCCGAGCTTCCAGGAGCAGTTCAAGGCGGTGAAGCGCGCCAACAAGGTGGCGCTGGCGCAGGTGATCAAGGATCGGCTGGGGATCGTGGTGTCGCCCGATGCCATGTTCGACGTGCAGGTCAAGCGCATCCACGAATACAAGCGCCAGCTGCTCAACGTCATCGAGGCGGTGGCGCAATACTCGATGATGCGCTCGCACCCGGAGAAGGACTGGGTCCCGCGCGTCAAGGTGTTCGCCGGCAAGGCGGCGCCGGGCTATTGGAACGCAAAGCTGATCATCAAGTTAATCAACGATGTGGCCAAGGTCATCAACAACGACCCGGCCGTGCGTGGTCTGCTGAAGGTGGTTTTCCTGCCCAACTACAACGTGTCGCTGGCAGAGACGATCATCCCCGCGGCGGATTTGTCTGAGCAGATCTCCACCGCCGGCATGGAAGCCTCGGGCACCGGTAACATGAAGTTCATGGCCAATGGCGCGCTCACCATCGGCACGCTCGACGGCGCCAATGTCGAGATGCTGGAGCAGGTGGGGCCGGAGAACATGGTGATCTTCGGGCTGACCGCCGACAAGGTGGCCGAAAAGCGCAGTCGCAGCGAGGTGCCGCGCTCGGCGATCGATGCCTCGCCAGCCCTGCGCGAGGCGCTGGAGGCGATCTCGTCGGGCGTGTTCTCGCCGGACGACCCGAACCGCTACCGCGACCTGATTGGCGGGCTCTACGATCATGACTGGTTCATGGTGGCGCGCGACTTCGATGCCTATGCGGCGGCGCAGCGGGATGTCGATGACCTCTGGAACAACCCTCGCAAATGGTATTCGATGGCGATCCGGAACACTGCTCACGTCAGCTGGTTCTCCTCGGACCGTACGATTTCGCAGTACGCCAGGGAGATCTGGGGTGTCCCGGTCGTCGGGGGTAGTGGGTCTTGA
- a CDS encoding monovalent cation:proton antiporter-2 (CPA2) family protein has translation MAGEVVAHAAEVASHGGVDLMQVVALLGAGVIAVPLFRRLGLGSVLGYLAAGLVIGPFGLKLVGDPQAVLHAAELGVVLFLFIVGLEMEPAKLWGLRKEIFGLGILQVGLCGLLLTLAGIFLLGLAPAVAFVAGMGFVLTSTAIVMQILSERGELQTPAGQKIVSVLLLEDLAIVPLLAVVALLSPGVDTDASMMQRWISVGVAAASIVTVIFAGRWVLNPVFKILAESKAREVMTAAALLVVLGAALIMEAGGLSMAMGAFMAGVLLSTSTFRHQLEADVEPFRGLLLGLFFLAVGMSLDLAVVAANWQFIALSVVIYMLLKGGAIYGLARVLGTGNALALERAVLMAQGGEFAFVLFTTATAGGLLTGELNAIFTATVIISMVLTPFSTMLLKLVPKPVQSLAGVEKPEGLTGNVLLIGFGRFGQIASQPLIAKGQHSISIIDNDVEMIEVAQTFGFKIYYGDGTRLDILHAAGAGTADLVLVCVDKKESATRIVELVKSEFPLAKVMARAFDRGHALELVKAGADYQLREVFESALAFGAETLRQLDVDMVEVGEIIEGVRERDRQRFAAQMVGGLQAGRDLLRSNAEDQARESGTVAGPSTPIIAPEEEAKA, from the coding sequence ATGGCCGGTGAGGTAGTGGCGCATGCGGCAGAGGTGGCTTCGCATGGCGGGGTCGACCTCATGCAGGTCGTTGCGCTGCTCGGGGCCGGGGTCATCGCCGTACCGCTGTTCCGCCGGCTGGGGCTCGGCTCGGTGCTGGGTTACCTTGCCGCCGGGCTGGTCATCGGCCCGTTCGGGCTGAAGCTGGTCGGCGATCCGCAGGCAGTGCTGCACGCGGCCGAGTTGGGGGTGGTGCTGTTCCTGTTCATCGTCGGGCTGGAGATGGAGCCGGCCAAGCTCTGGGGGCTGCGCAAGGAGATATTCGGGCTCGGCATCCTGCAGGTCGGCCTGTGCGGGCTGCTGTTGACGCTGGCCGGCATCTTCCTGCTCGGCCTCGCGCCCGCCGTGGCGTTCGTTGCAGGCATGGGGTTCGTGCTGACCTCGACGGCCATCGTCATGCAGATTCTCTCCGAACGGGGGGAGCTGCAGACCCCGGCCGGGCAGAAGATCGTCTCGGTCCTCCTGCTCGAGGATCTTGCCATCGTGCCGCTGCTGGCGGTGGTGGCGCTGCTGTCGCCGGGCGTCGACACCGACGCGAGCATGATGCAGCGCTGGATCAGCGTCGGGGTCGCCGCCGCGTCGATCGTCACGGTGATCTTTGCCGGCCGCTGGGTGCTGAACCCGGTGTTCAAGATTCTCGCCGAATCCAAGGCGCGCGAAGTGATGACCGCGGCGGCGCTGCTGGTGGTGCTGGGCGCGGCGCTGATCATGGAAGCGGGCGGGCTCAGCATGGCGATGGGCGCCTTCATGGCCGGCGTGCTGCTCTCCACATCGACCTTCCGGCATCAGCTCGAGGCCGATGTCGAGCCGTTTCGCGGGCTGTTGCTGGGGTTGTTTTTCCTCGCGGTCGGCATGTCGCTCGATCTCGCGGTGGTGGCCGCCAACTGGCAGTTCATCGCCCTGTCGGTGGTGATCTACATGCTGCTCAAGGGCGGCGCGATCTACGGGTTGGCGCGTGTCCTCGGCACCGGCAATGCGCTGGCGCTGGAGCGCGCGGTGCTGATGGCACAGGGCGGCGAGTTCGCCTTCGTGCTGTTCACCACGGCAACGGCGGGCGGCCTCCTCACCGGCGAGCTCAATGCCATCTTCACCGCCACGGTGATCATCTCGATGGTGCTGACGCCGTTCTCGACCATGCTGCTCAAGCTGGTGCCCAAACCGGTGCAATCGCTGGCGGGCGTCGAAAAGCCGGAAGGGCTCACCGGCAATGTGCTGCTGATCGGCTTCGGCCGGTTCGGGCAGATCGCCAGCCAGCCGCTGATCGCCAAGGGCCAGCATTCGATCTCGATCATCGACAACGATGTCGAGATGATCGAGGTGGCGCAGACCTTCGGCTTCAAGATCTACTATGGCGACGGTACGCGGCTCGACATCCTGCATGCCGCCGGGGCAGGGACCGCCGACCTCGTCCTCGTCTGCGTCGACAAGAAGGAATCGGCGACCCGCATCGTCGAATTGGTGAAGTCGGAATTTCCGCTGGCCAAGGTGATGGCGCGCGCCTTCGACCGCGGCCATGCGCTCGAGCTGGTCAAGGCCGGCGCCGACTACCAGTTGCGCGAGGTGTTCGAGAGCGCGCTGGCCTTCGGCGCCGAAACCCTGCGCCAGCTCGATGTCGACATGGTCGAGGTCGGCGAAATCATCGAGGGCGTACGCGAACGCGATCGGCAACGCTTCGCGGCGCAGATGGTCGGCGGGCTGCAGGCGGGCAGGGACCTGCTCAGATCCAACGCCGAGGACCAGGCGCGCGAGAGCGGCACCGTCGCCGGCCCGTCGACGCCGATCATTGCGCCCGAGGAAGAGGCGAAGGCCTAG
- a CDS encoding AI-2E family transporter, translated as MRKPIASRPRQGLIKDIQRTNFERVLGNAAQFAIVTMGVVVAFVAVREAQVVLAPLFLAITVGLMFGPVADLLEQRGVPEALSAGLVVLLFLVIIIVGGALFYGPLSEWADRVPIVWERIQSELANWREPIAAIGTLQEQIKGVLGGGATMEVRVEDGNTVTGIAMLAPAILAQVGVFLVSLYFFLATRDSIRVATLSLCVSRRMRWRTAHVFRDVEQKVSKYLLTISTVNLGVGAVVTLMTWAVGLPSPLLWGAMAAVLNYIPFIGQAFMALVLLLVGLGTTGELVGGLLPMALYFGINFIEGNFVTPNLLGRTMTINPFMIFLSLTFWIWAWGPVGGLIAVPSLLVLYSLVTHILPTSTVAPRKTRRLVAHKASRDAEMAKPQAAPPEPPKVGTRRTRAAKSVSAV; from the coding sequence GAGCGCGTGCTCGGCAACGCCGCGCAGTTCGCCATCGTGACGATGGGGGTGGTCGTCGCCTTTGTCGCGGTGCGCGAGGCGCAGGTGGTGCTGGCGCCGCTGTTTCTCGCCATCACGGTGGGCCTGATGTTCGGTCCGGTAGCCGACCTGCTCGAACAACGCGGCGTGCCCGAGGCGCTCTCGGCCGGCCTGGTGGTGCTGCTGTTCCTGGTCATCATTATCGTGGGCGGCGCGCTGTTCTATGGGCCGTTAAGCGAATGGGCGGACCGCGTCCCAATCGTATGGGAGCGCATCCAGTCGGAACTCGCCAACTGGCGGGAACCGATCGCGGCGATCGGGACGCTGCAGGAGCAGATCAAGGGCGTGCTCGGTGGCGGCGCGACGATGGAGGTGCGGGTCGAAGACGGCAACACGGTCACCGGCATTGCGATGCTGGCCCCGGCGATCCTGGCGCAGGTCGGCGTGTTCCTCGTTTCGCTCTACTTCTTCCTCGCTACCCGCGACAGTATCCGCGTCGCCACGCTGTCGCTCTGCGTCAGCCGCCGCATGCGCTGGCGCACCGCTCATGTGTTCCGCGACGTCGAGCAGAAGGTGTCGAAGTATCTCCTCACCATCTCGACGGTGAACCTGGGGGTCGGGGCGGTGGTGACGCTGATGACCTGGGCAGTGGGGCTGCCCTCGCCGCTGCTCTGGGGCGCCATGGCGGCGGTGCTCAACTACATTCCGTTCATCGGGCAGGCGTTCATGGCCCTCGTCCTGCTGCTCGTGGGGCTCGGCACCACCGGGGAGCTGGTCGGTGGCTTGCTGCCCATGGCGCTCTATTTCGGCATCAACTTCATCGAGGGCAATTTCGTCACTCCAAACCTCCTCGGCCGGACGATGACGATCAACCCGTTCATGATCTTTCTCTCCCTGACCTTCTGGATCTGGGCCTGGGGCCCGGTCGGCGGCCTGATCGCGGTGCCCTCGCTGCTGGTGCTCTATTCGCTGGTGACCCATATCCTGCCGACGAGCACAGTGGCGCCGCGAAAGACGCGCCGGTTGGTGGCACACAAGGCGAGCCGGGACGCCGAGATGGCCAAGCCGCAGGCAGCGCCGCCCGAGCCGCCGAAGGTCGGGACGCGGCGCACCCGCGCTGCGAAATCCGTCTCGGCTGTCTGA